In Alkalihalobacterium alkalinitrilicum, a genomic segment contains:
- a CDS encoding DUF2535 family protein, which translates to MLYKTVEFQNVVGQKVKVVDIPVVGRSHRYYFMIQARLQMFITPLYNQPQTTSCFSFRDYLKRKMKWSDFQNLYTNDNQWNNNESLTNFPTPSRNNHFSSKS; encoded by the coding sequence TTGTTGTATAAAACAGTAGAGTTCCAAAATGTCGTGGGCCAGAAGGTTAAAGTTGTTGATATTCCTGTCGTTGGACGCAGTCATCGCTATTATTTCATGATTCAAGCTCGTTTACAGATGTTTATTACTCCATTGTACAATCAACCACAAACAACAAGCTGCTTTTCCTTTCGTGACTATCTGAAGAGAAAAATGAAATGGTCTGACTTCCAAAATTTATATACTAATGATAATCAGTGGAACAACAACGAATCACTAACCAACTTTCCTACACCTAGTAGAAACAATCACTTTTCTTCAAAAAGCTGA